One stretch of Bremerella cremea DNA includes these proteins:
- a CDS encoding ABC transporter substrate-binding protein produces MSHTHYPTTMRVQSSFAFLPRFIDVSPMTSRFLLILLFIVLSVVGCNNTKKNSGDLPKLETPPLSIGVVADEALAERIRLEVSARTEEKITVETIPRKVFLNQQRQTKDILIYPPAMMGDLIQRNWLTPIPSSILSLQDLALDDIVLGVRQTEMHWGEKTYALPLGSPVLMLMVRTDILKQLNLETPTTWQEYAAVVEAIHNSEFLKSNDTVGAATIEPFGEAYLPSLFLARSAAYVKHSENLSTYFDFTNGKSRLTSPGFVRAAEELAQAAQTTPGEFKTLDPQSAAEAFLAGKSVMAIGWLNSKTKVPETFPPDIAFAPLPGSAEIYQSQGNQWVPRSGNKPVSVPLLSTSGMVGSVTSASGQTMHAADLLVLLTGPELCSLISPASQRTTFYRTSSLPMAEAWLPKGLPGGALRQYAKISIDQLQSPNSMVNIRIAHRQEYEEALRTALLSLIGPNPPNAETALKQAGETWDTISEKQGQENQTNAYHNSQGTANSAF; encoded by the coding sequence TTGTCGCATACCCATTATCCGACTACCATGCGGGTTCAATCAAGCTTCGCTTTTCTTCCTCGCTTCATCGACGTGAGCCCAATGACCAGCCGCTTTTTGCTGATTCTGCTTTTCATCGTTCTATCTGTCGTCGGGTGTAATAACACAAAGAAAAACAGCGGCGATCTCCCCAAACTTGAAACGCCTCCTCTCTCGATTGGAGTGGTGGCCGACGAAGCCTTGGCAGAACGCATTCGCTTGGAAGTGTCTGCCCGCACAGAAGAAAAAATCACGGTCGAGACCATCCCACGAAAAGTTTTCCTCAACCAGCAACGGCAGACCAAGGACATACTGATTTACCCGCCTGCCATGATGGGTGATCTCATCCAGCGTAATTGGCTGACACCGATTCCTTCGTCAATCTTGTCGTTACAAGACCTAGCGTTAGATGACATCGTGCTGGGTGTTCGCCAAACCGAAATGCACTGGGGCGAGAAAACGTATGCGCTGCCACTCGGTAGCCCAGTGCTGATGCTGATGGTAAGAACCGACATTTTAAAACAATTGAATCTGGAAACGCCTACCACTTGGCAAGAGTATGCTGCCGTCGTCGAGGCGATCCACAACAGCGAGTTCCTCAAGTCAAACGACACCGTAGGCGCCGCCACAATTGAACCCTTTGGCGAAGCCTACCTTCCCAGCCTATTCCTGGCCCGCAGTGCCGCTTACGTGAAACACAGCGAGAACCTCTCGACCTACTTCGACTTTACCAATGGCAAGTCCCGGCTAACCTCTCCGGGCTTCGTGCGAGCCGCAGAAGAACTCGCCCAGGCGGCCCAGACAACCCCTGGAGAATTCAAAACGCTTGATCCCCAATCAGCCGCAGAGGCCTTTTTGGCTGGGAAGTCCGTGATGGCCATCGGATGGCTCAATTCCAAGACGAAAGTCCCCGAAACGTTTCCCCCAGACATTGCCTTCGCCCCCCTGCCAGGCTCAGCCGAGATCTATCAATCTCAAGGCAATCAATGGGTTCCCCGCTCAGGCAACAAACCGGTCAGCGTTCCCCTTCTCTCTACCTCCGGCATGGTCGGCTCGGTTACTTCCGCTTCCGGCCAAACTATGCACGCAGCCGATTTGCTGGTCTTACTTACCGGGCCAGAACTTTGCAGCCTGATTTCTCCGGCATCGCAGCGAACCACTTTCTACCGAACATCGTCTTTACCAATGGCCGAAGCCTGGCTTCCCAAAGGCCTGCCAGGCGGTGCCTTGCGGCAATATGCTAAAATTAGCATCGACCAACTTCAGTCGCCTAACTCGATGGTCAACATCCGAATTGCCCATCGTCAAGAGTACGAAGAGGCCCTGCGGACCGCTTTGCTGTCGCTGATCGGGCCCAATCCCCCCAACGCCGAAACAGCCTTAAAACAAGCCGGAGAAACCTGGGACACCATTTCAGAAAAACAAGGCCAAGAGAACCAAACCAACGCCTACCACAACAGCCAAGGAACCGCCAACTCCGCTTTTTAA